The Danio rerio strain Tuebingen ecotype United States chromosome 1, GRCz12tu, whole genome shotgun sequence genome includes a region encoding these proteins:
- the cyp4v2a gene encoding cytochrome P450 4V8, with protein sequence MVAFVGVYTYGFVAASVCVICFAYITYQLLKSYLHKWKELKPIPGIGNTFPFIGNALQFKSNGDFFLQLVGYTTEFQNSPLLKIWIGPIPFLILFHAETVETVLNNPVHIDKAYAYQFLHPWLGTGLLTSTGDKWRRRRKMLTPTFHFSILTEFLEVMNEQAEVLIEKLEKQAGKGPFNCFSHITLCALDIICETAMGKRIYAQSNYDSEYVRTVYRMSDIITRRQRMPWYWPDFVYNYVGEGREHNRSLKILHSFTESVINERAEYLSYVESDSESDQGMRKRRAFLDMLLKTKDEDGKMLTHKDIQEEVDTFMFEGHDTTAAAMNWAIHLLGSHPEVQRKAQQELFEVFGESERPVNTEDLKKLRYLECVIKESLRLFPSVPFFARTICDDTQINGFKVPKGTNIVVITYALHRDPRFFPDPEEFRPERFLPENCVGRHPYAYIPFSAGLRNCIGQRFAIMEEKVILAYILRYFNIVACQKREELRPLGELVLRPEQGIWITLERRKLTMS encoded by the exons ATGGTCGCGTTTGTCGGCGTGTATACTTATGGGTTTGTGGCTGCATCAGTTTGTGTTATTTGCTTTGCATATATCACCTACCAGCTGCTGAAAAGCTATCTGCACAAATGGAAAGAGCTGAAGCCCATCCCGGGCATTGGAAACACATTTCCGTTTATCGGGAACGCGCTGCAGTTTAAATCGAACGGAG ATTTCTTTCTCCAGTTGGTTGGATACACAACTGAATTCCAGAATTCTCCACTACTCAAAATATGGATTGGACCCATTCCATTTCTCATCTTATTTCATGCTGAGACAGTTGAG ACAGTCCTAAATAATCCTGTTCACATTGACAAGGCCTATGCATACCAATTTCTGCACCCCTGGCTAGGAACAGGACTACTCACAAG TACTGGGGATAAGTGGAGACGCAGACGCAAGATGCTGACTCCAACATTTCATTTCTCCATACTAACTGAGTTCCTGGAGGTGATGAATGAGCAAGCAGAGGTGCTCATAGAGAAACTAGAGAAGCAAGCCGGAAAGGGCCCATTTAACTGCTTTAGCCACATCACTCTCTGTGCCCTTGACATCATCTGTG AAACTGCCATGGGAAAGAGGATCTATGCACAGAGCAACTATGACTCAGAGTATGTGCGCACTGTGTACAG AATGAGTGACATCATCACCAGGCGGCAGAGGATGCCTTGGTACTGGCCTGACTTTGTGTATAACTATGTTGGTGAAGGCAGAGAACATAACCGTAGTCTGAAGATCCTCCATTCCTTCACAGAGAGT GTGATCAATGAGAGAGCTGAGTACTTATCTTACGTTGAGTCCGACAGCGAATCAGATCAGGGGATGAGGAAAAGGCGGGCTTTCCTAGATatgctgttgaaaacaaaagacgaGGATGGCAAAATGTTAACCCATAAAGATATCCAGGAAGAAGTGGATACATTTATGTTTGAG GGTCATGACACTACAGCGGCTGCTATGAACTGGGCCATACACTTGTTAGGCTCCCATCCTGAAGTCCAGAGAAAGGCACAACAAGAACTCTTTGAGGTTTTTG GCGAGTCTGAAAGGCCTGTTAATACAGAGGATCTGAAGAAGCTGCGTTATCTGGAGTGTGTGATAAAGGAGTCTCTGCGTCTCTTCCCTTCTGTTCCATTCTTTGCCCGAACCATCTGTGATGATACGCAAATCA ATGGCTTTAAAGTTCCTAAAGGAACAAACATAGTCGTCATAACTTATGCCCTCCACCGTGATCCACGCTTCTTCCCTGATCCTGAAGAGTTCCGTCCTGAGAGATTCCTGCCAGAGAACTGCGTTGGTCGACATCCTTATGCCTACATTCCTTTCTCTGCTGGTCTTCGCAACTGCATTG GTCAGCGGTTTGCTATCATGGAGGAGAAGGTTATTCTGGCTTATATTCTGCGCTACTTTAACATCGTAGCATGTCAAAAGAGGGAAGAACTTCGCCCACTGGGTGAACTGGTACTGCGACCAGAGCAGGGCATATGGATCACACTGGAGCGCAGAAAGCTAACTATGTCATAA